A part of Macrobrachium nipponense isolate FS-2020 chromosome 26, ASM1510439v2, whole genome shotgun sequence genomic DNA contains:
- the LOC135200123 gene encoding cuticle protein AM1159-like has protein sequence MRGVYKSTWAPTMHQSTEHHNTNMKFVIALCLFALAFAAPQEDAQIVRDERVDNGDGSFSYNFAADNGIETEVVGTPGSEGQSNVQGYYLLPLENGGFARVEFVADEAGFQPRSDILPTPHPLPEHVHELLRIAERQRAEGITFE, from the exons ATGAGAGGGGTATATAAATCGACCTGGGCACCTACGATGCATCAGTCGACTGAACACCACAACACCAACATGAAGTTC gtcatcgctctctgcctctTCGCCCTGGCCTTCGCCGCCCCTCAGGAGGACGCTCAGATCGTCAGGGACGAAAGAGTCGACAACGGCGACGGCTCCTTCAGCTACAACTTCGCCGCCGACAACGGCATCGAGACCGAGGTCGTAGGAACTCCCGGCTCTGAAGGACAGAGCAACGTGCAAGGATACTACCT CCTCCCCCTGGAGAACGGCGGCTTCGCCCGCGTGGAGTTCGTCGCCGACGAGGCCGGCTTCCAGCCAAGAAGTGAcatcctccccaccccccaccccctccctgaaCACGTCCACGAGCTCCTCAGGATCGCCGAGAGACAGAGAGCCGAAGGAATCACCTTCGAGTAA